A window of Anomalospiza imberbis isolate Cuckoo-Finch-1a 21T00152 chromosome 4, ASM3175350v1, whole genome shotgun sequence contains these coding sequences:
- the LOC137473333 gene encoding LOW QUALITY PROTEIN: cytosolic beta-glucosidase-like (The sequence of the model RefSeq protein was modified relative to this genomic sequence to represent the inferred CDS: substituted 1 base at 1 genomic stop codon): MEKHSSFLMLSNGKAIVFRQLVLEDIAFPVGFAXGAAAAAYQIEEGWNADGKGPNVWDIFTHQGGDRVCKNQTGDVACGSYTLWEEDLKCIKQLGLTHYCFSLSWSRLLPDGTTGFINQKGNCFLKIEGCSFNSRLLLQSGIINPVCYSAV; encoded by the exons ATGGAAAAGCATAGCAGTTTTTTGATGCTGTCCAATGGAAAAGCTATTGTTTTCAGACAG ctggtgctggaggATATTGCTTTTCCAGTTGGATTTGCTTgaggtgcagctgcagcagcataTCAAATTGAAG AAGGCTGGAATGCAGATGGAAAGGGCCCTAATGTCTGGGACATATTCACTCATCAGGGAGGAGATCGAGTTTGCAAGAACCAGACTGGTGATGTAGCTTGTGGCAGCTACACTCTGTGGGAGGAAGATTTGAAATGTATCAAACAGCTTGGATTGACTCATTattgcttttctctttcctggTCACGTCTGTTACCTGATGGGACGACAGGTTTCATCAACCAGAAAGGCAATTGTTTCTTAAAAATAGAAGGTTGCAGCTTTAATTCAAGGTTATTGCTGCAGTCTGGCATAATTAATCCAGTATGCTATTCTGCAGTGTAG